In Scatophagus argus isolate fScaArg1 chromosome 18, fScaArg1.pri, whole genome shotgun sequence, the DNA window aacactgcaagTCCCTGTATAGACGAGTATGTGAAGGGACCTTAAAGTTAAACACGTCACTTATCAGATTAACTTTATTTGATGCAGAGCAATCCTGTGATGCAGGATGTCTTCCTGCAAAACAAATGATCTAAAACTAAATTTTCTCTCAAACTATATAACTACTACTATAAACTGTGTTTACATGTTCGAGTGTGTTGAAATGGCCCGTACTGATTGTGTCAAGTGTTAAGTAAGCTGACACAATTTGTGGTAAAATGGCTTCCACGCCGATTGTGTTAAATTTGACACAAGTGCTGTCTTTGACCAGACTCTCCATTTGGGTCGAAATTCTGCACAGTTTGTGTAACTTTTAACACATCTCTTTTTGCAGTAAACCTCCACTGAGACACAAACGGCAGGTAAAGACCACACGCTGACCAGTCCGACTGTGGTGCAATCTTTTGGCTTAATACAGTGAATCCTCTTTAATGAGAAACCAAAGGTTAAAcaattgtgtttatttaaaaagcCACATTCATAGAGAAAGAGAATTTTACTTTTTGGCTTGTGTTTGCactgaaataattcaaattaaaatgtctggTTACTGCATCATTTACTACAGTGTTGGTCTATATAGTCTGATATTGCACAGCAGCAGGGGTATTGGATGTCAGCAGTCTTCCAGGCTGGTGCATAAGGTCCACTATGTAGCAGCAAGGCTGGGACGAGTGCCTGTTCCTGGACTTCCTGCTGAAGAGGAGCACTTCATTCCAAGCCCGGTTGTACTCACCCCTAATGAGTGTGCAGCTCAATCCGATGCTATCAACCAGACACTGAAAAGTTAAAGGATAGGTCAGGGTGTGAATATTTGGAAACAGAAGATGGACTGAATGAAGGAGTGTTATTGGATGTACATCAAAAAATGAGAGATGGAGATAAAATGGATTAAAACATGGGTGAAATGTAAAGTCTGCAAAGGTTTGGGACATGATGCTGAGAGGTAGCTGTGATACCTTGAAGAGAAGCGCCCTGTGGCAGTAGATTCCCCTCTTGATCAAACCAATGGGAACAACATTAGACTGCAGCTGAAACTTGAGCTCGCTGAGGTGGAGCACCCATGAGAATTCGTGCAACTTTTCCATCTCCACTGCACCGCCCATGGCTTCACTCACTAGCCTGACATGCAAAGCCATGCATACACAAATGCATTACAATGTAGGACCCTTTTGATTTCTGAATTCTgattttgtgtgtcagctgtcatctgacattttataagTTGGTGTGATTCTGGAGATTTGAAAACAATGGCTGCCAATCATTTAATATATCTTCTTCTCTATTTCTACTTTCATCCCTGCATGCTATCTGCTGATTGCATTAATCATCACCTGGCCAAGGCAGCGTACTGCTCTCGTTCATCACTCAGTGGAAGGATGGATTCTTTGGCCTTGTTAATGAGAAGCTGCAATGAGACGTCATTCATCATCTTCCACGGTTTCTTTGTGGGAGACTCAGGTGGGGTctcatctttgtgtttgtcatccTCTTTCATCTTCCTGTACGGAGAGACagtacattaaaaagaaatctgattcACTGTCTTAAAATAGGGAGAATGTCAGTATAAATTTATACCAAAATGAGACTACTATGTTTCTACATATAGTTAAGTAATCTTGCATCTTGAAAAAAGGTTTCCCCACGTGCACAGACACTCTCATACTGGTGTTCTGGATTATATGGTGTGTttctttcattgtgtgtgtgtgtgtgtgttatgtgcagCATCTTCAGCTGAATCTTCATGGgtgtgcatgcatttgcacTTGTGCATGTTTGGGGTTGTGTGCCTAAGTCCATTAGTCTAAACACAAAGGCTCTTTCACACTCTGAGTGTGTTGCCATCTTAAAAAAATGGGGTCCTTTAGCCAGTGAGGCCACATTAACAGGgcacactgaagaaaacagggaaagggggaaaaaagagaacagcACTGGATTGGTCCAGACAAGGGGAGGGTGATAGTAATCTAACAGCCACAATGAATTGTACCAACAAACTACATGTTGTTGCTGGTAGTGTAGGAAACTTGCTGAGACTCAGCCAAAGCTCTACTACAATCTGTGTGGTTGAGCCCCAGCTAGCTGTCATAATTTGGGATGTAATATGATGCAAATTATCAGATTTtatgaatattttgaaaaatgaaagagacatactctgctgctgtgctgataACAATGATGGGCCGGTGCTGGTTGACAGGCTGATTGGACAGTTCCTCCAAAGTCAGAATCCTCTGACCTGCACAAGcctgagaaaaagagaagagtaTTATACCAAACttcaaaatcttaaaatatCCTTTCcatttagcttatatttctttaagagatgcacatacacacaccttcccGGCATCATAGAAGCCATCTCTGATAATGTCAGTGGAAGCCAAATGACCAGTCAGGCTGTACTTAATAGACACGTTGTAGTTAAGCAGGTTGATCATGGCCAACCCACTGAAACTGCTCTTACGATTCACAGATTCGTTAATTTCCTGAAGCATTTCAAGGGCTCTGAGAAACACAAGAGGAACACAAGCACTTGCAGCTATTCAGACACTGATAACATTGATTAAGAATACATACACTAACAAacatacaccgatcagccacaacattaacaccactgacaggtgaagtgagtaACGTTAATCATCTGGTTACagtgcaatgttctgctgggaagCCTTGGGTTTTGGCAATCATGTGGAGgctctttgacacacaccactgaCTTCAATATTGCAGACCAAACACACCCCAtctggaggccccaccctcaataCACAGGACCCAAATAGCCCAACATTCTAATACCAGTGACCACAAAACACCCCCAAAGGTCCAGTGTTCCTTCACCTGACAAGACAGAGCTGTTGCAGCAGCACAAGTGGGACTTACAGCATATCAAGcagatggttttaatgttgtggctcaCTGGTGTATATGCACAGGAGCAAAAGGTCCCACATATTCTAATATTGCTATGTAATACTGCCCTACACTGCCACCTACTGTCTATTGAAAAGATTACTATTTAAAAGAGTTTGCTCCCACCACACCACAGTTTTATAATGCTTTTACTTCACCCTACTTAACAATGTTCCTCCATTTCCATGCATAACGATTCTTCTGTCAGGCATGCAGTCATGTCATCTGTCATCTCAGTGTCTCACCCATATTTGCACATCTCCGCAGTTGTGGCCTCATCACTGGCACAGACACTGAGAGCCAAGCATGCATTATTCAACACCTCCTTGTTGTAGGAGCGCAGCAAATTGACAAGTGGTTGAAGGCCTCCAGCACTTTGCAGCTACATAGGACAGGGAGTGGATGTTAGGTAGTCAGagaaagcatttaaaatattgttttcagccattagacacacacaaacgccGACCTCTGTCCTGGCTTTTGTATCACAGGTCAGCACAGCCAGGCACCGTGTGGAGTTGACCAGGACCTGCAGATTTGTGGACTTCAAGGGCTCCACCAGAGCTTGTATGGCTCCATGTGACAAGATGCTGCAGCGGATGACCTCCTGTTCTGCCATGTTGCCAAGTGTGGCAGCAGAATTGGCCACCGTCCTGGGACAGCTTCCATAGAGCTGCTGGACAAGGATCTCATGGCCTCCTGCCTCATAAACGGCACTGTGAGTTACCAGACATGGAGAGCAGATTTATTTCAAATCTGCAGAGCTGACGACAAGTGCAATCTCACAACGTAGCATttctgtattgtgtgtgtgtgtgtcagttatgGAAATAATTAACGGAAAATGGAGTAAAATGGTTGTGTCCTGAGAACTTGAAGGAGACAGTAATAGTGAAATATTAAGTCAGACAGTGAGTAAGACGGTGGGTATAGTGAAGCTCTGTCAGGGGAATATGAAGGTGGGAGACAAAAttgagaaagaaagtgaagataGGTAGAGATATTCAATGAGGGAGAACCATGAGAAGATGGATGAAGCATTAAATCTGTGAAATATTGCAGACAAAGATTTACTGCTAATCTTAAAAATACCACCTCTTTTTAAGCCTCGGTTTTAGACTTATGACTGAATTTTTTACACATTTGGCAATATGTTACACATATCATTAATACTATGTGGCATACACACTCAAAAGATCTTGAAAGTATTGATATTCTAGGGCTTTTTTTGAGTAAAGCAGTGtagaaattatatttaaatatctaACAGAACACAAAATATCTTCGTTATTCCAAGATTAACCATAAAAGCACTCAGGTTGTCTGTAACTCACAGCGCATTGAGCTGGTTGCTATGTGTGAGGTCAGAGAGGGCCCAGGTTGCTGCCTCTCTCAGCTCCAAACTCTCATTGTTCAGCAGTTGTACAACAGCAAGGATgccacctgaaacacacagaaatctgaCATATTCACACTCCATTGTGGTGAGTATACTGATGTTATGGGAgctgtgtgaacgtgtgtgtacCCAGGTCTCTGAAGCTGTCTTTGTTGGCTCGCTG includes these proteins:
- the armc3 gene encoding armadillo repeat-containing protein 3 isoform X2, which codes for MEAAPQIKVGTVDIDDRRMGKKVKKESETPCKETFEPLTVEGKTPATAVLLLTSPEEDILIKACEAIHAFAEKGEENKVSLLGLGALEPVCQLIAHNNKLVRRNAFMALGIMANNSDVKNALKKIDVIPSIIDKLSLEDVVVHEFATLCLASLSADFVCKVQIFDSKGLPPLIQLLSSPDPDVAKNSLEIIFNLVQDYKSRQALHKLGGIPPLLELLTSDYPVIQHLALKTLQNVTTDKDTFNTFRKQQGFEKLMDILSNKDFSDLHAEALQVVANCLRDSETFQLIHEGGGMTRLMEFVLTPNVPEIQSSAVKCIARAAQSPENRKLLLEQNVEKILVELLSVEDISVKTATCHAVPAMCFQRANKDSFRDLGGILAVVQLLNNESLELREAATWALSDLTHSNQLNALAVYEAGGHEILVQQLYGSCPRTVANSAATLGNMAEQEVIRCSILSHGAIQALVEPLKSTNLQVLVNSTRCLAVLTCDTKARTELQSAGGLQPLVNLLRSYNKEVLNNACLALSVCASDEATTAEMCKYGALEMLQEINESVNRKSSFSGLAMINLLNYNVSIKYSLTGHLASTDIIRDGFYDAGKVCACAGQRILTLEELSNQPVNQHRPIIVISTAAEKMKEDDKHKDETPPESPTKKPWKMMNDVSLQLLINKAKESILPLSDEREQYAALARLVSEAMGGAVEMEKLHEFSWVLHLSELKFQLQSNVVPIGLIKRGIYCHRALLFKCLVDSIGLSCTLIRGEYNRAWNEVLLFSRKSRNRHSSQPCCYIVDLMHQPGRLLTSNTPAAVQYQTI
- the armc3 gene encoding armadillo repeat-containing protein 3 isoform X3 produces the protein MEAAPQIKVGTVDIDDRRMGKKVKKESETPCKETFEPLTVEGKTPATAVLLLTSPEEDILIKACEAIHAFAEKGEENKVSLLGLGALEPVCQLIAHNNKLVRRNAFMALGIMANNSDVKNALKKIDVIPSIIDKLSLEEDVVVHEFATLCLASLSADFVCKVQIFDSKGLPPLIQLLSSPDPDVAKNSLEIIFNLVQDYKSRQALHKLGGIPPLLELLTSDYPVIQHLALKTLQNVTTDKDTFNTFRKQQGFEKLMDILSNKDFSDLHAEALQVVANCLRDSETFQLIHEGGGMTRLMEFVLTPNVPEIQSSAVKCIARAAQSPENRKLLLEQNVEKILVELLSVEDISVKTATCHAVPAMCFQRANKDSFRDLGGILAVVQLLNNESLELREAATWALSDLTHSNQLNALAVYEAGGHEILVQQLYGSCPRTVANSAATLGNMAEQEVIRCSILSHGAIQALVEPLKSTNLQVLVNSTRCLAVLTCDTKARTELQSAGGLQPLVNLLRSYNKEVLNNACLALSVCASDEATTAEMCKYGALEMLQEINESVNRKSSFSGLAMINLLNYNVSIKYSLTGHLASTDIIRDGFYDAGKACAGQRILTLEELSNQPVNQHRPIIVISTAAEKMKEDDKHKDETPPESPTKKPWKMMNDVSLQLLINKAKESILPLSDEREQYAALARLVSEAMGGAVEMEKLHEFSWVLHLSELKFQLQSNVVPIGLIKRGIYCHRALLFKCLVDSIGLSCTLIRGEYNRAWNEVLLFSRKSRNRHSSQPCCYIVDLMHQPGRLLTSNTPAAVQYQTI
- the armc3 gene encoding armadillo repeat-containing protein 3 isoform X4, translated to MGKKVKKESETPCKETFEPLTVEGKTPATAVLLLTSPEEDILIKACEAIHAFAEKGEENKVSLLGLGALEPVCQLIAHNNKLVRRNAFMALGIMANNSDVKNALKKIDVIPSIIDKLSLEEDVVVHEFATLCLASLSADFVCKVQIFDSKGLPPLIQLLSSPDPDVAKNSLEIIFNLVQDYKSRQALHKLGGIPPLLELLTSDYPVIQHLALKTLQNVTTDKDTFNTFRKQQGFEKLMDILSNKDFSDLHAEALQVVANCLRDSETFQLIHEGGGMTRLMEFVLTPNVPEIQSSAVKCIARAAQSPENRKLLLEQNVEKILVELLSVEDISVKTATCHAVPAMCFQRANKDSFRDLGGILAVVQLLNNESLELREAATWALSDLTHSNQLNALAVYEAGGHEILVQQLYGSCPRTVANSAATLGNMAEQEVIRCSILSHGAIQALVEPLKSTNLQVLVNSTRCLAVLTCDTKARTELQSAGGLQPLVNLLRSYNKEVLNNACLALSVCASDEATTAEMCKYGALEMLQEINESVNRKSSFSGLAMINLLNYNVSIKYSLTGHLASTDIIRDGFYDAGKVCACAGQRILTLEELSNQPVNQHRPIIVISTAAEKMKEDDKHKDETPPESPTKKPWKMMNDVSLQLLINKAKESILPLSDEREQYAALARLVSEAMGGAVEMEKLHEFSWVLHLSELKFQLQSNVVPIGLIKRGIYCHRALLFKCLVDSIGLSCTLIRGEYNRAWNEVLLFSRKSRNRHSSQPCCYIVDLMHQPGRLLTSNTPAAVQYQTI
- the armc3 gene encoding armadillo repeat-containing protein 3 isoform X5; translated protein: MALGIMANNSDVKNALKKIDVIPSIIDKLSLEEDVVVHEFATLCLASLSADFVCKVQIFDSKGLPPLIQLLSSPDPDVAKNSLEIIFNLVQDYKSRQALHKLGGIPPLLELLTSDYPVIQHLALKTLQNVTTDKDTFNTFRKQQGFEKLMDILSNKDFSDLHAEALQVVANCLRDSETFQLIHEGGGMTRLMEFVLTPNVPEIQSSAVKCIARAAQSPENRKLLLEQNVEKILVELLSVEDISVKTATCHAVPAMCFQRANKDSFRDLGGILAVVQLLNNESLELREAATWALSDLTHSNQLNALAVYEAGGHEILVQQLYGSCPRTVANSAATLGNMAEQEVIRCSILSHGAIQALVEPLKSTNLQVLVNSTRCLAVLTCDTKARTELQSAGGLQPLVNLLRSYNKEVLNNACLALSVCASDEATTAEMCKYGALEMLQEINESVNRKSSFSGLAMINLLNYNVSIKYSLTGHLASTDIIRDGFYDAGKVCACAGQRILTLEELSNQPVNQHRPIIVISTAAEKMKEDDKHKDETPPESPTKKPWKMMNDVSLQLLINKAKESILPLSDEREQYAALARLVSEAMGGAVEMEKLHEFSWVLHLSELKFQLQSNVVPIGLIKRGIYCHRALLFKCLVDSIGLSCTLIRGEYNRAWNEVLLFSRKSRNRHSSQPCCYIVDLMHQPGRLLTSNTPAAVQYQTI
- the armc3 gene encoding armadillo repeat-containing protein 3 isoform X1; translation: MEAAPQIKVGTVDIDDRRMGKKVKKESETPCKETFEPLTVEGKTPATAVLLLTSPEEDILIKACEAIHAFAEKGEENKVSLLGLGALEPVCQLIAHNNKLVRRNAFMALGIMANNSDVKNALKKIDVIPSIIDKLSLEEDVVVHEFATLCLASLSADFVCKVQIFDSKGLPPLIQLLSSPDPDVAKNSLEIIFNLVQDYKSRQALHKLGGIPPLLELLTSDYPVIQHLALKTLQNVTTDKDTFNTFRKQQGFEKLMDILSNKDFSDLHAEALQVVANCLRDSETFQLIHEGGGMTRLMEFVLTPNVPEIQSSAVKCIARAAQSPENRKLLLEQNVEKILVELLSVEDISVKTATCHAVPAMCFQRANKDSFRDLGGILAVVQLLNNESLELREAATWALSDLTHSNQLNALAVYEAGGHEILVQQLYGSCPRTVANSAATLGNMAEQEVIRCSILSHGAIQALVEPLKSTNLQVLVNSTRCLAVLTCDTKARTELQSAGGLQPLVNLLRSYNKEVLNNACLALSVCASDEATTAEMCKYGALEMLQEINESVNRKSSFSGLAMINLLNYNVSIKYSLTGHLASTDIIRDGFYDAGKVCACAGQRILTLEELSNQPVNQHRPIIVISTAAEKMKEDDKHKDETPPESPTKKPWKMMNDVSLQLLINKAKESILPLSDEREQYAALARLVSEAMGGAVEMEKLHEFSWVLHLSELKFQLQSNVVPIGLIKRGIYCHRALLFKCLVDSIGLSCTLIRGEYNRAWNEVLLFSRKSRNRHSSQPCCYIVDLMHQPGRLLTSNTPAAVQYQTI